The Cellulophaga sp. L1A9 genome window below encodes:
- a CDS encoding RagB/SusD family nutrient uptake outer membrane protein, producing MKSIYKILLTISLSSVVSCEGFLEENPPTFISTANFYQDESQARSGLDAAYNSLDNHSSVTSAYGFSWPMLDLGTDDVSSKLNENNESPDFLSHNISSTLRFINLRQQYAIWWQGISRANYAMENIPNVPDMDDATKNSMVGEARALRALYYLHLVKTFGDVPLMLNYVSTEAQINVDRAPVDDVYDEIIIPDLKFAEEHCEDALHFGRVTKWTAKIILADVYLTRAGWRRTSQGEFVQGDPVNWALARDKALEIIENSPHSLNTVPEVDGLHVTPSYGVAWNNPFTSESMMEVATLAEDGLGSRLSKGCAASNSGVSYWGLFSAQPLLDEGNSSTVSQMRFPGKPGTAGNYIPTPNLYRAFEDGDIRGEWSLMTRYKTADGTEYVIAPVFRKYVDIDYYLGLPETSQFRTNSNFILYRYADALLIYAEAANEAEGSPSDLAYGAVNQIRRRAFEVTDDSRDFSGLSQEEFRTAVWLERRREFNGEVKRRFDLIRTNRLFTATDPSVPNQMDRFWSEEEDSATEYTNMHILYGSAPFPDREWLLPIPQVDITLTGWEQNEGY from the coding sequence ATGAAAAGTATATATAAAATTTTATTGACGATTTCTTTATCATCGGTAGTTTCTTGTGAAGGATTTTTAGAAGAAAATCCTCCAACATTTATTTCTACTGCTAACTTTTATCAAGATGAGAGCCAGGCTAGATCTGGATTAGATGCTGCCTACAACTCATTGGATAATCACAGTTCTGTAACATCTGCTTATGGGTTTTCATGGCCTATGTTAGATTTGGGGACAGATGATGTTTCTTCTAAGCTGAATGAAAATAATGAAAGTCCTGATTTTCTATCTCATAATATATCGTCTACCCTCCGTTTTATAAATTTAAGACAACAATATGCAATATGGTGGCAAGGAATTTCTAGAGCAAATTATGCAATGGAAAATATTCCTAACGTACCAGATATGGATGATGCGACCAAGAATAGTATGGTTGGTGAGGCTAGAGCATTAAGAGCGCTTTATTATTTGCATTTGGTTAAAACATTTGGAGATGTACCGTTAATGTTGAATTATGTATCTACGGAAGCTCAAATAAATGTAGATAGAGCACCGGTAGATGATGTGTACGATGAGATAATTATTCCAGATCTTAAGTTTGCAGAAGAACACTGCGAAGATGCACTTCATTTTGGAAGAGTTACTAAATGGACTGCAAAAATAATTTTGGCTGATGTGTATCTAACGAGAGCAGGTTGGAGAAGAACATCTCAAGGTGAATTTGTACAAGGAGATCCTGTTAATTGGGCATTAGCTCGAGATAAGGCATTAGAAATTATTGAGAATTCTCCTCATTCTTTAAATACAGTACCAGAGGTTGATGGACTTCATGTGACGCCATCTTATGGAGTAGCATGGAACAATCCTTTTACTAGTGAATCGATGATGGAAGTAGCAACTTTAGCTGAAGATGGTTTAGGATCTCGATTAAGTAAAGGATGTGCAGCCTCTAATAGTGGTGTTAGTTATTGGGGACTTTTTAGTGCTCAACCATTATTAGATGAAGGAAATTCGTCTACAGTTTCTCAAATGAGGTTTCCTGGTAAGCCAGGTACAGCTGGGAATTATATACCAACTCCAAATCTTTACAGAGCTTTTGAAGATGGAGATATTAGAGGAGAATGGAGTTTAATGACTAGGTATAAAACAGCTGATGGTACTGAGTATGTAATAGCACCAGTATTTAGAAAATATGTAGATATAGATTATTATTTAGGATTACCAGAGACATCGCAGTTTAGAACCAATTCTAACTTTATATTATATAGATATGCAGATGCACTTTTGATCTATGCAGAGGCAGCAAATGAAGCAGAAGGATCACCAAGTGATTTGGCATATGGTGCAGTAAACCAGATAAGAAGAAGGGCTTTTGAAGTTACAGATGATTCTAGAGACTTTTCAGGTCTTTCACAAGAAGAATTTAGAACTGCAGTATGGCTAGAAAGAAGACGTGAGTTTAATGGAGAAGTTAAGAGACGTTTTGATTTAATTAGAACCAATCGTTTGTTTACTGCTACAGATCCTTCTGTACCTAATCAAATGGATAGATTTTGGAGTGAAGAGGAAGATTCTGCAACAGAATATACAAACATGCATATTTTATATGGTAGTGCGCCTTTTCCTGATAGAGAATGGTTATTGCCTATTCCTCAGGTTGATATAACTTTGACAGGTTGGGAACAAAACGAAGGTTATTAA
- a CDS encoding putative glycoside hydrolase: MKRVTLKVIFNALILFICFQSRGQSNKAFPKFSWDKVPVAFHFGKQGALTNDEAKFIASHSNYVVLEKGHGLPDSKNTETGIKVDAKKLKELNSNMKVIFYWNAFLDISTYEAHHVYKSHPEWWLKTKKGELDLKKGKTKRYDLSNPEVRKWWVETVKNEISNGSTDGVFMDAFIQVSSPANIKLWGQEKYDRIQEGLKKLIAETRAALGNNNLIVYNGIRSNPRRNVGNNFPDYTDAVMIEHFGIINSSSKESMLQDIQEMEKAGKTGKIVIFKGWPGYTWLEKDFMAKPLKEKQEISRKNITFPLASFLAGAQENSYLIYNWGYRFKHGATDWYPEFDKPLGKPLNNMKVNGWELTRDFEHASIWVDLENKIAKIDWK; this comes from the coding sequence ATGAAGCGCGTCACTTTAAAAGTTATTTTTAATGCTTTAATCCTGTTTATCTGTTTTCAATCAAGAGGACAATCAAATAAAGCTTTTCCCAAATTCAGTTGGGATAAAGTACCTGTGGCATTTCATTTTGGAAAACAGGGAGCTTTAACTAACGATGAAGCAAAATTTATTGCATCGCATTCAAATTATGTCGTTTTAGAAAAAGGACATGGTTTACCAGATTCTAAAAACACCGAAACTGGCATTAAAGTAGACGCAAAAAAATTAAAAGAATTGAATTCCAATATGAAAGTCATTTTCTATTGGAATGCTTTTCTAGATATCTCAACATACGAAGCACATCATGTATATAAAAGTCATCCAGAATGGTGGTTAAAAACAAAGAAGGGGGAACTTGATTTAAAAAAAGGAAAAACAAAACGCTATGATTTGTCCAACCCAGAAGTTCGTAAATGGTGGGTAGAAACAGTAAAAAACGAAATTTCGAACGGCTCTACCGATGGGGTTTTTATGGATGCTTTTATTCAAGTATCAAGTCCAGCCAATATTAAACTATGGGGCCAAGAGAAATACGATAGGATTCAAGAAGGGTTAAAAAAATTAATAGCCGAGACCAGAGCTGCTCTTGGAAATAACAATCTAATAGTTTACAACGGTATTCGAAGTAACCCAAGAAGAAATGTTGGAAATAACTTTCCAGATTATACCGACGCCGTAATGATTGAACATTTTGGCATTATTAACAGTAGCTCCAAAGAAAGCATGCTACAAGACATCCAAGAAATGGAGAAAGCCGGAAAAACTGGAAAAATAGTAATTTTTAAAGGGTGGCCTGGATATACTTGGCTAGAAAAAGATTTTATGGCAAAACCTCTTAAAGAAAAACAAGAAATTTCTAGAAAAAATATAACATTTCCTTTGGCTTCATTTTTAGCAGGCGCACAAGAAAACTCTTATCTCATATATAATTGGGGCTATCGCTTTAAACACGGTGCAACAGATTGGTATCCTGAATTTGATAAACCACTGGGCAAACCATTAAACAATATGAAAGTGAATGGTTGGGAGTTAACTCGTGATTTTGAACATGCCTCTATTTGGGTTGACTTAGAAAACAAAATTGCCAAAATCGATTGGAAATAA
- a CDS encoding alpha-L-fucosidase, with amino-acid sequence MDKMWGESNVSPDALKSGKGKFFDESNFGMFIHWGLFSNLGGVWNNKTYYGIGEWIMNPRMAGIPVEDYKQIANDFNPTGFDAKKIAQLAKDAGMKYIVITSKHHEGFAMFDSKVSDFNIVDATPFGRDPMHELADACHEIGLGFGFYYSHNQDWTAPGGKGGPKTDENGKEAIFKDYFYNKCKPQVKEICTNYGDIDFVWFDTPGDMPKEYVEELAAMVRELQPKAMMCSRVGYGLGDYASVGDMEVPTKRIEGLWETCDTNNDSWSYAWYDNNFKSPKVILSRLLETVARGGSYLFNVGPNELGIVPEIGAEFLRETGKWLKRYPQVVYDAGYSPWDYKLPWGDVTTKGNKMYLAVSEWPTDGKLYLPGLKTKIKSAKILNPEGRDQKIKFKQGKDNWVTFNVPFKAPDHLISIIEVEVNIKKGEDIIAEDTALGIYPNTRTELITEFGTVSNATQANKKWMEKFGEWKHVNQVGNWEENGQISWSIDVKKAGYYYLDLDYRGADRLVWKTTTDEGIIVQNQQAATEKYVFYNMGILEFKTPGKHTITTTLVEGDRKTASLKSIALRPIND; translated from the coding sequence ATGGATAAAATGTGGGGGGAATCTAATGTTTCACCGGACGCTTTAAAAAGCGGAAAAGGTAAATTCTTTGATGAAAGTAATTTCGGAATGTTCATTCATTGGGGTTTATTCTCAAATCTCGGAGGTGTTTGGAACAATAAAACTTATTATGGTATTGGCGAATGGATTATGAATCCAAGAATGGCGGGAATACCTGTTGAAGATTACAAGCAAATTGCAAATGACTTTAATCCAACTGGTTTTGATGCAAAAAAAATAGCACAATTAGCCAAAGATGCTGGAATGAAATACATTGTAATTACTAGTAAGCATCACGAAGGTTTTGCTATGTTCGACTCTAAAGTAAGCGATTTTAACATTGTAGACGCTACCCCTTTTGGACGAGACCCAATGCACGAGTTAGCAGATGCTTGTCATGAAATAGGTTTAGGTTTCGGGTTTTATTACTCGCACAACCAAGATTGGACAGCTCCTGGAGGTAAAGGAGGTCCTAAGACAGATGAAAATGGAAAAGAAGCTATTTTTAAAGATTACTTCTATAATAAATGCAAACCTCAGGTAAAAGAGATTTGTACAAATTATGGTGATATAGATTTTGTATGGTTTGATACACCTGGAGATATGCCAAAGGAATATGTAGAAGAATTAGCTGCTATGGTTAGAGAATTACAACCAAAAGCCATGATGTGTAGTCGCGTTGGCTATGGTTTGGGCGATTATGCCAGTGTTGGCGATATGGAAGTTCCAACAAAACGTATTGAAGGTTTATGGGAAACATGCGATACTAATAATGATTCATGGTCTTATGCTTGGTACGATAATAATTTTAAAAGTCCAAAAGTCATTTTAAGTAGATTATTGGAAACAGTAGCACGTGGTGGTTCTTATTTGTTTAATGTAGGTCCAAACGAATTAGGAATTGTTCCAGAAATTGGCGCTGAATTTTTAAGAGAAACAGGAAAATGGCTAAAAAGATATCCTCAAGTGGTTTATGATGCCGGCTATTCTCCATGGGATTATAAATTACCTTGGGGAGATGTTACAACAAAAGGTAACAAGATGTATTTAGCAGTTTCAGAATGGCCTACTGATGGTAAATTGTATTTACCTGGTTTAAAAACTAAAATCAAATCTGCTAAAATTCTAAATCCTGAAGGAAGAGATCAAAAAATTAAATTTAAACAAGGAAAAGACAATTGGGTTACTTTTAATGTTCCCTTTAAAGCTCCGGATCATTTAATTTCCATTATAGAAGTTGAAGTTAATATCAAAAAGGGAGAAGACATAATTGCTGAAGACACAGCTTTAGGAATCTATCCAAATACAAGAACAGAATTAATTACTGAGTTTGGAACTGTTAGCAATGCTACACAAGCAAACAAAAAATGGATGGAGAAGTTCGGTGAATGGAAACACGTCAACCAAGTTGGAAATTGGGAAGAAAATGGTCAAATATCTTGGAGTATCGACGTAAAAAAAGCTGGATATTACTATTTAGATTTAGATTATAGGGGTGCTGATCGTTTGGTTTGGAAAACAACAACAGATGAAGGTATTATAGTACAAAACCAACAAGCCGCTACCGAAAAGTATGTGTTTTACAATATGGGTATTTTAGAATTTAAAACCCCCGGAAAACACACCATAACAACAACTTTAGTAGAAGGAGATAGAAAAACAGCCAGTTTAAAATCAATAGCTTTAAGACCTATAAATGATTAA
- a CDS encoding hybrid sensor histidine kinase/response regulator transcription factor yields the protein MLYGTFDGKKINIENQISDEGNNRLKLSYSTVFSLYEDPKGNIWVGTFGGGLNKITLDDTGTPIKIDYFRKNDILPDDAIYGILPENDTNLWLSTDMGLVKFNTETTKTNVYDVRDDGLAQNNFRKGAYFKGSSGYFYFGGLNGLTLFKPKNIQLNTTPPKIIITALLVNNKVIKIGEKLDDNVVLNKSISETESISISQNEHIVAFQLVAEHTSTPSKNKLAYRLKGFYDTWIEDPNGKTTATYTNLSAGDYVFQVKASNGDGVWSNEIKSLAVVILPPWYQTWWSYLLFVLLTVLICAGIIIYFVQHEKLKQRLKYEQLDKERLDTINQGKFRYFTNISHEFRTPLTLISGPLEHIISINKDSEKTKYLAIIQKNTKRLLSLVDQLITFRKAEQGYLDLNFSQNTLGGFIYPTTEAFENYATEKNINFFYKVNSPNEYIVIDTEKVERILFNLLSNAFKNTPANGNISIESDIIHKNGTKMIQIDVIDNGKGIPAEDLDNIFERFYQLGNNENKLSGGGIGLTFCKSLINLFEGDISVKSEPFKETRFTVLIPTGSIKDYNNIEVNTNTKSFIKDWVPLSTEYKNETLNDELKEHHLLIVEDEEDVQNFLTSTLSKTYSITLANNGLEGLEKIKLCEPTLVISDVMMPEMDGFAFCEKIKSNPETCHIPILLLTALGTNEDIIKGLEFGADEYLSKPFSIKVLELRIKKLIENHIRIKEHFKKNSTIPKKGIELSTRDKAFLSDIIEVIEENISDSNFGVVELSAKMNLSTSHFYKRLKQLTGQIPNAYLRNFRLQRAAELLNKNDGANINEVMYQIGISSKSYFSTSFKKLHGVTPSEYSKKN from the coding sequence TTGCTGTATGGAACTTTTGATGGAAAAAAAATCAATATTGAGAATCAAATTTCTGATGAAGGAAATAACAGATTGAAATTAAGCTACTCAACTGTTTTCTCACTCTATGAAGACCCTAAAGGCAATATTTGGGTTGGTACATTTGGTGGTGGGTTAAATAAAATAACTTTAGATGATACTGGTACGCCAATTAAAATAGATTATTTCAGGAAAAACGATATTTTACCAGATGATGCCATTTATGGTATTTTACCAGAAAACGACACCAACCTATGGCTTAGTACAGATATGGGATTAGTTAAATTTAATACTGAGACTACTAAAACAAATGTTTACGATGTAAGAGACGATGGTTTAGCTCAAAACAATTTTAGAAAAGGTGCATATTTTAAAGGTTCATCTGGCTATTTTTATTTTGGAGGATTAAATGGTTTAACACTTTTTAAACCTAAAAATATTCAATTAAACACCACGCCTCCAAAAATAATAATCACGGCTTTACTTGTAAATAATAAAGTAATAAAAATTGGTGAGAAGCTTGATGATAATGTTGTTCTAAATAAGTCCATTTCAGAAACAGAAAGCATTTCTATAAGCCAAAACGAACACATTGTTGCTTTTCAATTGGTAGCAGAACACACCTCTACGCCATCGAAAAATAAATTAGCTTACAGACTAAAGGGGTTTTACGATACTTGGATTGAAGATCCAAACGGAAAAACTACAGCAACCTATACTAATCTTTCTGCGGGCGATTATGTGTTTCAGGTAAAAGCCTCAAACGGTGATGGTGTTTGGAGCAACGAAATAAAGAGCTTAGCTGTTGTAATTTTACCACCATGGTATCAAACTTGGTGGAGTTATTTGCTTTTTGTTTTACTAACCGTTTTAATATGTGCTGGTATTATTATTTATTTTGTTCAGCATGAAAAGCTAAAACAGCGCTTAAAATATGAACAACTCGACAAAGAACGATTGGACACCATAAACCAAGGGAAATTTAGATATTTTACCAATATATCACATGAATTTAGAACACCACTTACGTTAATTTCAGGACCGCTTGAGCATATAATTTCCATTAATAAAGATTCCGAAAAGACTAAGTATTTAGCTATTATCCAAAAGAATACCAAACGGCTACTTAGTTTAGTAGATCAATTAATAACCTTTAGAAAAGCAGAGCAAGGTTATTTAGACTTAAATTTTAGTCAGAATACTTTAGGAGGTTTTATATACCCAACTACAGAAGCATTTGAAAATTATGCTACCGAAAAAAACATAAATTTCTTTTACAAAGTTAATTCTCCTAATGAATACATTGTAATAGACACAGAAAAAGTAGAACGAATCCTTTTCAATTTACTATCTAACGCCTTTAAAAATACACCTGCCAACGGAAACATTAGTATCGAATCTGATATCATTCATAAAAACGGAACAAAAATGATACAAATAGATGTTATAGACAATGGCAAAGGGATACCTGCAGAAGATTTGGATAATATTTTCGAAAGATTTTACCAATTAGGAAACAATGAAAATAAATTAAGTGGGGGTGGAATAGGTCTTACATTTTGTAAATCGCTTATCAATTTATTTGAAGGAGATATTTCTGTAAAAAGTGAACCTTTTAAAGAAACCAGGTTTACAGTTTTAATACCTACTGGTAGCATTAAAGATTATAATAATATTGAAGTAAACACCAATACAAAATCATTTATTAAAGATTGGGTACCATTATCAACCGAATATAAAAATGAAACTTTAAATGATGAATTAAAGGAACATCATTTATTAATTGTTGAAGACGAAGAAGATGTACAAAACTTTTTAACCAGTACACTTTCGAAAACATATTCTATTACCTTAGCAAATAACGGATTAGAAGGCCTGGAAAAAATAAAATTATGCGAACCAACACTTGTAATTAGTGATGTCATGATGCCAGAAATGGACGGGTTTGCTTTTTGCGAAAAAATTAAATCAAACCCTGAAACCTGCCACATTCCTATATTACTACTCACGGCACTAGGTACTAACGAAGATATTATTAAAGGTTTAGAATTTGGAGCAGACGAATACCTTAGTAAGCCTTTCTCTATAAAAGTTTTAGAATTACGTATAAAAAAACTGATTGAAAATCATATAAGAATAAAAGAACATTTCAAAAAGAACAGTACAATTCCTAAAAAAGGAATTGAATTATCTACGCGAGATAAAGCATTTTTAAGTGATATTATTGAAGTTATTGAAGAAAATATTTCTGATTCCAATTTTGGTGTTGTAGAATTATCAGCAAAAATGAATTTAAGTACTTCTCATTTTTATAAACGACTAAAACAACTTACAGGTCAAATTCCCAATGCTTATTTACGAAACTTTAGACTACAAAGGGCCGCAGAATTATTGAATAAAAATGATGGCGCCAATATTAATGAAGTGATGTATCAAATAGGTATTAGTTCTAAATCATATTTTTCTACCTCGTTTAAAAAATTACACGGAGTTACACCTTCTGAATATTCAAAAAAAAATTAA
- a CDS encoding TonB-dependent receptor, which produces MKKLLSAFMLFNSMLLLGQMQNVSGLVVDKNENPLPGATIIVKGSKVGGVTDFEGNFTIKVSEPVDDKLLIVSYIGYKEQLVSLLSNRNLKIIMLEDTGALDEVVVIGYGSVKKSDLTGAVVSVKAEEITKVGAVSLDQALAGRAAGVLVTQTSGVPGAGASIRIRGITSTNGSEPLYVVDGIPFDNEQIEGLNAESQSASMSPLSTINPSDIESIEVLKDASSTAIYGSRGANGVILITTKTGKSGKGKVQISSDTGLAQIRKYYDVLDANEYTIVRNEAYTNDGDPNRVSQDDLQSALAGELPTTNWQDEIFRTGQSTNFNVGISGGSEATTYNFSTNISNIDGILKGTDFNRIASRLNLDTKVNDKLSFGTRINYTNVTSNQKSTSTNTEGAYGTNSVISRALRTAPTVASDAVFEFDDVDGTNGDLTLYSPLEALEGNIYNNIVNEFRGSVFLKYELNKKMYFRSDVSYYTRYVGQTFYQLKSLSTRSGTQDGRSGWAKTQDSRSTGLVNQNTFNYNFDFGKKHKFTTMIGQSINTSESFSVRTSNFGFANDILGIYDPGSATYQDDDVISAVDSNLLSFFGRLNYNYNSKLLFTFTARADASSRFAENNKWGFFPAAAAAYNLHKENFIKNTNVISNLKLRLSYGYSGNQSVSPYQSLSILGTDQHIFGDGSGGEAATTIVAPSQLPNADLKWEYTKQLDFGIDFGLYENKITGTVEYYNKLTDDLLFNGIAIPSHSGFTSYTKNYGSLETNGFEFSMNAHIISKPKFSWTLGGNVSFGKTIVKDLAEDYVQAGLQWGIVTDTQRLIIGEEFGAFYGYKTAGIAQFDDFQEFQGLSEQERIDTYNANPTANYTLVEEVAGKAPRSTTQLNPGAQLYEDIDGNGIINGEDQQVIGRAQPDVVFGINNSFSFGNIDLSFFIDGQVGNEIANMMSLQTLAFSGNQQSSIVKEAWTATDPSSVYPRLNSENNGQYVFSDRFIENGSFIRLQNITLGYIFPRKVTQSLGLNNLRLYTSASNLFVLTKYSGYNPDVSLSGTRVISLGHDNAAYPVPSLIRIGVNVQF; this is translated from the coding sequence ATGAAAAAATTATTAAGTGCATTTATGTTGTTTAACTCAATGCTGTTATTGGGTCAAATGCAGAATGTTTCTGGGCTTGTTGTAGATAAAAATGAAAACCCTCTTCCTGGTGCTACAATAATTGTAAAAGGAAGTAAAGTTGGTGGTGTCACCGATTTTGAAGGGAACTTTACGATCAAAGTTTCAGAACCAGTAGATGATAAATTATTAATAGTTTCTTATATTGGATATAAAGAACAACTTGTTTCTTTATTGAGTAATAGGAATCTTAAAATTATCATGTTAGAAGATACCGGGGCCTTAGATGAGGTAGTTGTTATTGGTTATGGTTCGGTAAAGAAGAGCGATTTAACGGGAGCTGTTGTATCCGTAAAAGCTGAAGAGATTACCAAAGTAGGAGCCGTATCTTTAGATCAGGCATTGGCTGGTAGAGCAGCAGGTGTATTGGTAACACAAACCTCTGGTGTTCCAGGTGCTGGGGCAAGTATTAGAATTAGAGGTATTACTTCTACGAATGGTTCAGAACCTTTGTATGTTGTAGATGGTATCCCTTTTGATAACGAGCAAATAGAGGGCTTAAATGCTGAAAGTCAATCAGCGAGTATGAGTCCTTTGTCAACAATTAACCCGTCTGATATAGAGTCTATTGAGGTTTTAAAAGATGCTTCTTCTACGGCTATTTACGGATCAAGAGGGGCAAACGGAGTTATTTTAATTACTACAAAAACAGGAAAGTCAGGGAAAGGAAAAGTGCAAATTAGCTCTGATACTGGTTTGGCACAGATAAGAAAATATTATGATGTACTTGATGCTAATGAGTATACTATAGTTAGGAACGAGGCGTATACAAATGATGGTGATCCAAATCGTGTTTCTCAAGATGATTTACAAAGTGCTCTTGCAGGAGAGTTGCCTACAACAAATTGGCAAGATGAAATCTTTAGAACAGGTCAAAGTACAAATTTTAATGTAGGTATAAGTGGAGGTAGTGAGGCTACTACATATAATTTTTCTACTAATATTTCCAATATTGATGGAATACTTAAAGGAACAGATTTTAATCGTATCGCAAGTCGTTTGAATTTAGATACAAAGGTGAATGATAAATTGTCCTTTGGAACAAGAATTAATTACACAAATGTAACGTCAAATCAAAAAAGTACATCAACGAATACAGAAGGTGCATACGGAACAAATAGTGTTATTAGTAGAGCGCTTAGAACCGCACCAACTGTTGCTTCTGATGCTGTTTTTGAGTTTGATGATGTTGATGGGACTAATGGTGACTTGACTTTATATTCTCCATTAGAAGCTTTAGAAGGTAATATATATAATAACATTGTGAATGAATTTAGAGGAAGTGTGTTCTTGAAATACGAACTAAATAAAAAGATGTACTTTAGGTCAGATGTATCCTATTATACTAGATATGTTGGACAAACATTTTATCAGTTAAAATCTCTTTCTACAAGAAGCGGTACTCAAGATGGTAGAAGTGGATGGGCAAAAACCCAGGATAGTAGGTCTACGGGACTTGTAAATCAAAATACTTTTAATTATAATTTTGATTTTGGGAAGAAACACAAATTCACAACAATGATTGGTCAGTCTATCAATACGAGTGAGAGTTTTTCTGTTAGAACGTCGAATTTTGGTTTTGCTAATGATATTTTAGGTATCTATGACCCAGGATCTGCAACATATCAAGATGATGATGTTATTAGTGCTGTTGATTCTAACTTGCTTTCATTCTTTGGTAGGTTAAATTATAATTATAACAGTAAGTTACTTTTTACATTTACGGCTAGAGCGGATGCTTCTTCAAGATTTGCAGAAAATAATAAATGGGGGTTTTTCCCAGCAGCAGCTGCGGCATACAATCTTCATAAAGAGAATTTTATCAAAAACACGAATGTAATATCCAATTTAAAATTAAGATTAAGTTACGGATATTCTGGAAATCAATCTGTGTCACCATATCAATCATTGTCTATTCTAGGAACAGATCAACATATCTTTGGAGATGGTAGTGGAGGTGAAGCTGCAACTACAATTGTTGCTCCTTCACAATTACCAAATGCAGATTTAAAATGGGAATATACAAAGCAGTTAGATTTTGGAATAGATTTTGGATTGTATGAAAATAAAATTACAGGTACTGTAGAATACTATAATAAATTAACAGATGATTTACTCTTTAATGGTATAGCGATTCCTTCGCATTCTGGTTTTACTTCATACACTAAAAATTATGGATCACTTGAAACTAATGGATTTGAGTTTTCTATGAATGCTCATATTATTAGCAAACCAAAATTTAGTTGGACTTTAGGAGGAAATGTAAGTTTTGGAAAAACAATAGTTAAAGATTTGGCAGAAGATTATGTTCAAGCTGGTTTACAATGGGGTATTGTTACAGACACTCAAAGATTAATTATAGGTGAAGAATTTGGTGCTTTCTACGGATATAAAACTGCTGGAATAGCTCAGTTTGATGATTTTCAAGAATTTCAAGGACTTTCAGAACAGGAGCGCATAGATACATATAATGCAAATCCAACAGCCAACTATACATTGGTTGAAGAAGTAGCAGGAAAAGCACCTAGAAGTACTACACAGCTAAACCCAGGGGCACAATTATATGAGGATATTGATGGAAATGGAATTATAAACGGGGAGGATCAACAAGTAATTGGTAGAGCACAACCTGATGTGGTTTTTGGAATAAATAATTCATTCTCATTTGGAAATATTGACCTTAGCTTCTTCATAGATGGACAAGTAGGTAATGAGATTGCTAACATGATGTCTTTACAGACCTTAGCTTTTAGTGGTAACCAGCAATCGAGTATAGTTAAGGAGGCTTGGACAGCTACAGATCCAAGCTCAGTTTATCCAAGATTAAATAGCGAAAATAATGGACAATATGTTTTTAGTGATAGGTTTATTGAAAATGGTTCATTTATTAGGTTGCAAAATATAACCTTAGGTTATATTTTCCCTAGAAAGGTAACGCAAAGTTTAGGACTGAATAATCTGAGATTATACACTTCAGCATCAAATTTATTTGTACTTACTAAGTATTCTGGATATAATCCTGATGTTTCGCTTTCAGGAACCAGAGTTATAAGTCTTGGTCATGATAATGCGGCCTATCCTGTTCCTTCTTTAATAAGAATTGGAGTTAATGTACAATTTTAA